The genome window ACCATCTTTTGCTATTTCTCCTTCACTTCTTTCTCAATGAGTTTACGACTGGATCTGAACCCATAAAACGACACCTACCCCAGCTTAAAACCCCATTActtgattgagaaaaaaaaaaggagagaaaaacatgCTAGCGGTATCATCCACAGTAAACTATTTTAGATGAATTCTTACTCTGATCTTGTATTGTTCACATTTATACATAACATGATAAAGCAATCATTCCCTAAGAAAGACAAACCTAAAAAGCATTAATTACAACAGAAGGAGATGAAGAACCACCAATACAGGTGCAATAAGCAACAGCTCATCCAAATTGATTTAACGACATGATGTTGCTCAAGATGGCTCTTTTGGATGAACAACCCAAAGAGATGTATCAATATTATCCAAGGTACACCAAAATTCCTGTAGCTTCCCCAGGTGCTGGGAAAAATAACAGTGGTCAACAAGCTTCAGTAAACCGTAAAAGTGAGAACTTGTGAACAAGAAACCAAGGAAAAACTCATAACTTGCTTAAGCAGCTAGCCATCAGGACCTCTAGGAAATATTGCATGAAATGTTTCAGTCTTGAGTTCACTGACCATTAGAAATTAAAAGTATAAGGCGCATCCTGAAGAAGAAGTAAATGACATTTAAGCTGAAATGGACAACTTCAAATCCAAAAGATCAGAAGGAAACCAACCCCAGAAATTGAAGGTGGACATCTTGGATAGGTCTTTTCCAATTCAATTTCCGTAATATGTGCTCTTCCCATCTTATCTCTAGCATTCAGAAGCACAAAATCTAGAGTCTTCTACATAAACAAGTAGGGGAAAACAAagatgaataaaagaaaaaagaaaagaaaattgtggCATACAACTATAGAGTTATTCACAAACAGGCAACTGAAAGATCCCTTTATAAGTTGATATGGCACACAATTATGACCAATTACAAATTCATGCACTCATGTTAATACTATACCACAGATATTTATACAGATCTTCAACAACAGGTCCTTATGCAGAGTGCAAGTGTTTATCAGTTTAATCTAATATGCATCCCCAGCACACCAAGTTAGAAacataataagaagaaaaaaaaaaaactgcatCACATCAATGTTACGGATATACATGCACATAGAGTTTGATAAATGTTCCATGATCACCTTGTTGGTTAAAAGAATGTGGAGCATTAAGAGAGTATGGACAAGCTATATGTTCAGTCAAACATGAAAGGAAACCACTGCCTTTCTAGAGACTTACCCTGTTCATGGTATCCAAAACAAGCATTCCAATGCAGTACATTTAATCTCCTTAAAAGGCACCTATTTTCTGGTCCAGTTGAAATTGCCTCAGTCTACTATATTAAGATAACTTGCACCTTTCAACATATACACTAAGCTAATCACATTATAATCACCATCCAAATCCCCATCAAAAGAAAACACTAAGCTATCTACATCATAACAGGATTACTGTTTGTGGGTCTCATGACTGCCTTCCAGTATACAAGTTTGTTCCGAGCAAATAGTTCAATTCCATGTAAACCAGATCCAGAAGGGCATTTCTGCACTGAAATGACTAGTCCAATATCATTCTAAATAAGAAACTTGTATAGGCTGTTACCCATGGTTCTTGAATTTATCCTTACTAATTGCTTCTacccaaggataaaaatattggttttcATGGAAATATCAGGATATATAAGGGAAATATTGGcagaaattttgataaaaaatgttGGTGagacaaaaattaataaaaactcataaaaatgttaaaggaaAACTTCaacaaatgataaaataagaaagaatataCATATgcaagttttatatatatatataaaatattttgtgacATTCTCtaataatatacaaaatttaaGGACACGTTAAATTTaagattataatatatttagtttggatatattgaaggatataaaaaaaatgatagtatatatataagtaattttttatttaaaaatattgataattttatttataaatttataggtgttttatatttaattattatataaaaaacatagtaagatatataaaattgacttattgataataattttattttaattaatttataatatatatatatagttgctGGCCAACAGACTTAAAAAAGTGATAGGAAAAGTGGTCTCCTTTTATCAAAATGCGTTTGTCACGGGAAGACAGATTCTAGATGCCTCTCTAAGAGCAAATGAAGTGATTGACGCATGGAATAAAAGGGGTGAGAAAGGGTTAATCTGTAAGTTAGATattgagaaggcctatgatagCATTAATTGGCAGTTCCTTTTGAAGGTTATGGAAAAAATGGGGTTTGGTTCAAAGTGGCTGAGGTGGATGTGGTGGTGTATCTCCATAACTAAGTTCTCAATCATGGTGAACGGAGTCCCATCTGGCTTCTTCTCTAGCTCGAAGGGGCTGCACCAAGGGGACCCCCTTTCCCTCTATCTCTTTGTCATGGGGATGGAAGTGTTAAGCATTCTAATCAGAAGGGCTGTGGAAGGGGGATTTATTTCAGGATGTAAAATTCAGCATGGTAGAGAGCGGGCTGTCCACATTGCACACTTGCTCTTTGCCGATGACACAATCGTTTTTTGTGAGGCAAAAAAGGAACATTTAACGAATTTGAGTTAGATTCTGTTTTGGTTTGAAGCCGCTTCAGGGTTAAGAATTAATTTGGCTAAAAGCGAGATCATTCCAATAGGGGAGGTGGAAGAGGTGGATGAGTTGGCTGTGGAGTTAGGGTGTAGGGTGGGGCAGCTGCCTGCAGTTTACTTGGGGCTGCCTCTAGGGGTGCCAAATAAGGTCGTCTCTGGGTGGGATGGGGTAGAAGAGAAAGTGAGAAGAAGGCTTGCCCTTTGGAAAAGACTATATATTTCAAAGGGTGGGAGAATCACTCTTATAAAGAGCACAATGGCAAGCATGTCAGTGTATCAAATGTCCCTCTTTCGAATGCCCAATTATGTGGCAAGGAGACTAGAAAAactgcaaagagattttttgttGGGGGGGAAACTGGAAAGGAAAGCTCATCTTGTCaaatgggaggtggtgtgtGGGGATAAGGAGAAAGGGGGGCTTGGAATAAGGAAGCTAACCCTTTTGAACAAAGTTTTACTtggcaaatggatttggagattcGCTTGTGATAAGGAGGCTCTATGGAAGCAAGTGCTGTTGGCGAAGTATGGTCAAGAGGACTTCGGCTGGAGGACTAAAAAGGTTGTGGGTGCGTTtggggtgggggtttggaaggagattttaaaGGTAGCTGGCTGGTGCTGGGAAAACTTGGCGTTCAAAGTGGGGAAAGGCAATAAAATTAGGTTCTAGACTGACGTTTGGTGTGGGGATATAGCGTTGTCCCAAAGATTCTCGCATCTCTTCATTTTGGCAGCTCATAGGAACGCGACAATAGAAGAAATGTGGGACCAGAATTTTGGAGAAGGATGTTGGAATTTGAGATTTATTAGGGATTTTAACAATTGGAAGTTGGATATGGTAGGCAACTTGCTTCAGGTATTGAAGGGTCTCAGGATAACTTGGGAGGAAGATTCGGTTTTTTGGAAGGGAGGGAGAAATGGGGCAGTTTAGAGTAAAGGAAGCGTATAGCCCGTTAGATAGGCCTCTGGAGGTCGTTTTTccgaaaaataaaatttgggtgGAGAGAGTTCCaactaaaattatgttttttgcatgggaagccaCTTGGGGGAAGATATTGACTCTTGATAGGCTCCAGAAGAGAGGGTGGTAGCTTCCCAatcgttgttttttgtgtgcttgtgaagaggaaaatgcaaatcacattcttattcattgtacagtggctagtGCTGTGGGATTTAGTTTTGGGATTAGTTGGGGTTCAGTGGGCTTTTCCtaaaactgtaaaggaggttttatATAGTTGGAGGGGtgcttttgtggggaaaaaaaggaaaaaactttggaattccattccgttatttattttttggacggtttggaaggaaatgaatagattagcttttaaggggggggggggggggggggggggggagttagCAATTCAAAGgcttaaatattcttttgtatgtaacatCTGAGGTTAGGCTAAATTGTATATCGGTGAGGAGCCGCATTCCCTTATAGGATTCCTAGAGTGGTTAGCCTCCAGATAAGGGTGGTGAGTTTTTGGATTTTTGCTTGTAAGGTCTTAGCTGCCAtgtatactccttgtatacTTTGGGGCTAATTTGCCTCTTTTGAATGAATTGtgcttacttataaaaaaaaaaaaaaatatatatatatatatatagttgcaTGTGCAAGTATAACAAAACAAGAGATTTGATCTATAATGGTTGCAATAAACCTATGGCATACTTGAGCACCTAGTTTCAATTATTATCCTTGGCCTTGTGGTTGtacactttaatttttttcttaggtTAAGAAACAATCTCACATTAGAAagttaaaagggaaaaaataatagatttaatAAGGAACACACCATCATGTGTTACAACTACTTCCTAGGTTGGGCTAGGCCCTTTCCTCAATTTTTGGAATGTTTTAAAGAAGAATTAGCGCTAATGTGGCACTGATTAAATCAGTAAAAATCAGCGAAATATTGGAATATCaccaataaatcaataaaaatcggCAAAACAGTGACGATATATTGAGAACTTTGGCGCAATGAGATTTTTCCACCATTTATTGTATCAAGAAGTCCTAATAGGCAATATTTCACCAAAATATAGTCAACATTTTGCGATTTTTTCAACCTTGTTGCTACCCATATCCGAACTTTTTCACACTTAGTCTAAATCAATGTTGAAAATGTCAAGAAATATAACCAATTTTTTGGCAAAATATTCTACAATACGTAGCGAGGAAAATCTTGTTGGTCCGAAGTTCTCTATATATCATTGTTATTTAGTTGATTTATCGACAATATTCCAATATTTCACCCATTTTCGGATTTTTTTGcacctttaaaatttttaaggcACAAGGTGATGGGCTCAAATGAGAAGCAACCCAAGCCCAAGCCTAACCCATAGCTAACTTATGTTGAAGGAATGAGATGTTTCTTATTAAATCCATCATTTTTTCCTTCAActttccgatgtgggattgttCCTTcttaaaaccaataaaaaatttcatgtagTACAACCACAAGGAGGATCAAACCTAGTCTTAATGCATGAAATGGGCTATATCTGACCATTGGACCAAACCTCTTTCAATGTTAAATTTTGCAaatgttatatataaatatatatatatatagattaaatGTGCATATATTAATATCTTACTATGTTTTTTGTATAATAGTTAAATGTAtacattttttatcatttcttttatatccttcaatatatctaaactaaatatattataattttattattaatgtgttttcaaattctatatattattaCATAATgccaaaaatattatatatatatatatatatatatctatatatatataattattttaaaagaaataacttgaatatgtatattatttcttattgtATCATTTATTGAAGTTTTTCTCAACATTTCTATGAGTTCTCATCAATTTTTGtccaactaattttttttgtcaaaattccCACCAATATATCctaatatatctgtaaaatccaACTACCAATATATTCGTAAAACCtctattttcatccttggtctAAATCATCTTAATGAATTTtcaagtaaaaggaaaaaaaaaaacaatttgataCAAGATTGAAACTACACTACACTGATGGAGTGCTTATAGCATTAGCCGAGATCGcctaataataaaattgattctttcGAACTATGAAGCAAAGGGACTAGGATTGGAATGCAATGGAAAACACAAGTAAACATGTGTCCCACAATCATCATAAAACAATATCAAATCTAACACAAACCAAAAAATTGATGGTTTCACCAGAACTATTAGTTGGAAGGTTTAAGCAGTTAACCAACTGGTAAACCAAAAAAGAGAGGAGATTCTACATAAATACATGGAGACCTCAAAATGAATGAAGTACCCACGTTTAACATGTGTTAGAACCAAAGTCCATGGATTCATATATCACACTTCtgattactttatttttatttgcacaATATCTTTTTCACATATATCCATAAACAAAACTAGAGTAAATTTAATACTGAAGATAGGTTTCTCATACGCCAAGAAATGTTCATTTACTTATATGCCATTGAATACTTAAACATAGAGGCAATCTTCATAATGCACATGTTCAATCTCCAAGATTGGGCCTTTGAAGCTTCAAATTCTAAGTGCCAATTCCAAACATGGGTTCAATGAATCTCCAAGAAACGATTTGGGTGCTTGATCCAACAAAGAGATTGGATAAAGGCCTTCACTCAAGAACTACTGCATTTATTTGCATTAGCATAACataataattcaaaaactaGTTTTGCCTTCATATTTGCTTGTACATTTATGAGATCAAACATTCTTTTTCAAACCcaacaaaaaacaataataaattgcGGGAAAATATGATATCATCTACCATGCatgtctctttttctttttgatgctTGGTTGAAATTAACCCCTATGCTCATAGAAGCTACATGCAATAAGTATCCATTTCTAGAAAACTTCAATAAATGCAAACAAGACCTAATAGAAGTGTAGagaaatataaaacaaaagttgCAATCTATCTTACTCAGAATCACATCAATTAGATAATATATGTCTAACAACAGGAAAAATTTCACATGCTCCATAATTTGACTAACTAAACTagatgtcataaaaaaaaaccagcGATGTCAAGGAAATGAGTGTACTGGCCAAATATCATAGGGGCCAAGTTTGTCTCATGTATTTTTTCAAGGAACTTTTATGATATCCCACATCCAAAATGGGAGAAAGTTACTAAGGTTATATATGTATGGACTCTTCTTAACtttgtaaacatgttttaaagccATAAGGGCTCATTTGGGTTCAAAGCGGACAAAATCTACACAATTGAGAGCGGGTCGTTACATATGGTATTAGAGTTGATCCCCGACCCCAGTGTGGGGCATTGTTTGGCCCCGCAAaaggtgtttgtctgtttgaatTCATAATCTCATGAGACACAATAAGGATGTTATGTTTGTATGAGAAGTCTTTGTGATATCTCAGATcagataggggagaaagttacTGAGACTATATATGCATGGACTCTTCTTAACTttgtagatgtgttttaaagaCATGAGAGCCCCTTTGGGTTCAAAGTAGACAACATGTATAAGGTTGAGAGTGAGTCATTACAACTTGTGAGAGAAGTACCACATAGTCCATAAAGCTATCTAAGAGTCTTGAAAATCCATTTGTTTCATACATCACCACAACCTTTTAAAGGATATGCTCCTAAGTAAATTCAGGTTCTAAAGTCTCAAATATAAGGTGACATTAGTTTTATAGGGAAATTAGATCATGACTATCAAGCAGGACAAACTTATGATTAATTTCTTTTAGGAGTGTAAACAGTACACATACTAAAATATTACATGGAGGTGCAATTATCCAAGACTATTCAAATATGGTATGTTCACCATGCATATTGAAAAAGTAGAAACCACCATTGAATCACACAATAAAATAACTGGACAATGGAAAGCATATCAAACAAAGCAGCTTTTGCAACTGTAGctgaaaattttaagatatgaTATCTCAACCAACTAAAGGTATAAGTAATGCACATAAACACTGGGCAATTATTCAAAGTAGCCATCTAGtgcaaaatttaataatttagtaaCTTCTGAacactataaaataaataaataaataaatatggcaTGTACAAGCAGAGTGTAAAGAAAACCTGGGTGAAACATCATTGATACTCCATACAGATGAATAGTTTATTTCACATGCTTGTTTTCGTTTGTCATGCATTCCAAATGCAACACTGCCAACATGCTCAATGCAACATTTCATCTCAGTGTTGTGCCCATTGTATACTTTTAATATCAATTCCTTCCTTCACCATTTCATAGAGTGGGCTCATTTCTCTCAATTTCTCCACCTGCTGCACCGTGAGTTCCACAGCCCTATCAATTTCAGCGTCTGTGGTAAACCTCCCAATCCCAAACCTAATAGAGGTATGAGCCATATCCTCATCCACCCCCAACGCCCTTAGAACATATGAGGGCTCCAAACTTGCACTTGTGCATGCACTCCCACTGGAAACTGCCACTTCCTTCAACCCCATTAGCAAACTCTCCCCTTCAACGTAAGCAAAAGACAAATTCAAATTCCCAGCATACCTCCTCTCCCTACTCCCATTTACCACCACACCATCAAGTTTTGCGTTGATCCCGTTAAGCAGCCTTTTTTGCAAAGCAGTGATTCGCTCATCGTCATACTCCATTTCTTTCATTGCCAGCTCACATGCTGCGCCCATTCCCACAACCAGCGGAGTTGGGACTGTCCCACTGCGAATTCCCCTTTCTTGCCCACCACCATTCATCTGCGGCTCAACCCTAATCCTTGGCCTACGCCGCATATACAAGGCCCCAACTCCCTTGGGCCCATAAATCTTGTGCCCACTCAAAGACATCAAACTCACATTCATCTTCTCCACGTCAATCGGAATTTTGCCCAAAGCCTGAGCCGCATCAGTATGAAAAGGAACACCCAACTCTTTACACATCTTCCCTATTTCTTCAATCGGCTGAATCACGCCAATCTCATTATTCACCGCCATCACCGACACGAGCCCTGTATCGGGCCTAATCGCGGACCGAATTTGATCAATATCAACAATCCCATCAGACCCTACCGGAAGGTACGTAACCTCGAAACCTTCCTGCTGTAAATGGCGGCAGGAGTCAAGAACACACTTGTGCTCCGTTTGCGTAGTGATGACGTGGCGCTTCTTGTCCTTGTAGAAGTGCATGACGCCCTTGACGGAAATGTTGTTGGATTCAGTGGCGCCGGAGGTGAAGACAATCTCCTTAGGAGAGGCGTTGATTAGCGCCGCCACCTGTGCCCTTGCCTTCTCGACAGCGAGTTCCGATTCCCAGCCGTAGAGATGAGTCCGGGAATGAGGATTCCCAAAGCTGGAGAGGTAGTAGGGAAGCATAGCATCGAGAACCCTAGGGTCCACAGGAGATGTTGCCTGCACATCAAGGTAAAGCGGCCTTCCAGAAATTTTAACCCCTTTCATGCTAATCCCATCTGCATCCTCGTACGATTCCTTCGCCGCCACCGCCGCTGTAGCCGTAGAAAGGTGGCTGAGGAGGCGGCAGGTGGGACTGGTAGTTTTGAGGGTTTGGAGGAGTCTGGAAGCCATGGGTGTGATGAGTTTGTGGTCTGTTGAGGAGTGAC of Vitis vinifera cultivar Pinot Noir 40024 chromosome 17, ASM3070453v1 contains these proteins:
- the L-CDES gene encoding cysteine desulfurase 1, mitochondrial-like; the protein is MASRLLQTLKTTSPTCRLLSHLSTATAAVAAKESYEDADGISMKGVKISGRPLYLDVQATSPVDPRVLDAMLPYYLSSFGNPHSRTHLYGWESELAVEKARAQVAALINASPKEIVFTSGATESNNISVKGVMHFYKDKKRHVITTQTEHKCVLDSCRHLQQEGFEVTYLPVGSDGIVDIDQIRSAIRPDTGLVSVMAVNNEIGVIQPIEEIGKMCKELGVPFHTDAAQALGKIPIDVEKMNVSLMSLSGHKIYGPKGVGALYMRRRPRIRVEPQMNGGGQERGIRSGTVPTPLVVGMGAACELAMKEMEYDDERITALQKRLLNGINAKLDGVVVNGSRERRYAGNLNLSFAYVEGESLLMGLKEVAVSSGSACTSASLEPSYVLRALGVDEDMAHTSIRFGIGRFTTDAEIDRAVELTVQQVEKLREMSPLYEMVKEGIDIKSIQWAQH
- the L-CDES gene encoding cysteine desulfurase 1, mitochondrial-like isoform X1 codes for the protein MQRVVYLSACCSTWIVRCTCPICHSSTDHKLITPMASRLLQTLKTTSPTCRLLSHLSTATAAVAAKESYEDADGISMKGVKISGRPLYLDVQATSPVDPRVLDAMLPYYLSSFGNPHSRTHLYGWESELAVEKARAQVAALINASPKEIVFTSGATESNNISVKGVMHFYKDKKRHVITTQTEHKCVLDSCRHLQQEGFEVTYLPVGSDGIVDIDQIRSAIRPDTGLVSVMAVNNEIGVIQPIEEIGKMCKELGVPFHTDAAQALGKIPIDVEKMNVSLMSLSGHKIYGPKGVGALYMRRRPRIRVEPQMNGGGQERGIRSGTVPTPLVVGMGAACELAMKEMEYDDERITALQKRLLNGINAKLDGVVVNGSRERRYAGNLNLSFAYVEGESLLMGLKEVAVSSGSACTSASLEPSYVLRALGVDEDMAHTSIRFGIGRFTTDAEIDRAVELTVQQVEKLREMSPLYEMVKEGIDIKSIQWAQH